From Pseudomonas alcaligenes, a single genomic window includes:
- a CDS encoding acyl-CoA dehydrogenase C-terminal domain-containing protein encodes MADYKAPLRDMRFVLNEVFEVSKLWAQLPGLAEVVDEDTAAAILEEAGKVTGGVIAPLNRSGDEEGCSWNNGVVKTPAGFPAAYQTYAEGGWVGVGGAPEFGGMGMPKVIGAQVEEMVNSANLSFGLYPMLTAGACLSILNHASEELKQQYLPNMYAGVWAGSMCLTEPHAGTDLGIIRTKAEPQADGSYKITGTKIFITGGEHDLTENIVHLVLAKLPDAPAGPKGISLFLVPKVMVNADGSLGEKNSLSCGSIEHKMGIKASATCVMNFDGATGWIVDEPNKGLNAMFTMMNYERLGVGIQGLALGERSYQSAIEYARDRIQSRAPTGPVNKDKAADPIIVHPDVRRMLLTMKALNEGGRAFSSYVAMQLDTAKYSEDKDTRKRAEELVALLTPVAKAFLTDMGLETTIHGQQIFGGHGFVREWGQEQLIRDCRITQIYEGTNGIQSLDLMGRKIVGSGGSFYKHFSDEVKAFIGSADASLGEFTAPLQAAIANLDELTAWVIAQAKTNPNEIGAASVEYLQVFGYTAYAYVWALMARAALAKQGDDEFYVSKLGTARFFFARLLPRIHSLTASVKAGSESLYLLDAAQF; translated from the coding sequence ATGGCCGATTACAAAGCTCCCCTGCGCGACATGCGCTTCGTTCTCAATGAAGTCTTCGAGGTGTCCAAACTCTGGGCCCAGCTGCCAGGCCTGGCCGAAGTCGTCGACGAAGACACCGCTGCCGCCATCCTCGAAGAAGCCGGCAAGGTCACCGGTGGCGTGATCGCCCCGCTGAACCGCAGCGGCGACGAAGAAGGCTGCTCCTGGAACAACGGTGTGGTGAAAACCCCGGCCGGTTTCCCCGCGGCCTACCAGACCTACGCCGAAGGCGGCTGGGTTGGCGTGGGCGGCGCGCCGGAGTTCGGCGGCATGGGCATGCCGAAAGTGATCGGCGCCCAGGTCGAGGAAATGGTCAACTCGGCCAACCTGTCCTTTGGCCTGTACCCGATGCTGACCGCTGGCGCCTGCCTGTCGATCCTCAACCACGCCAGCGAAGAGCTGAAGCAGCAGTACCTGCCGAACATGTACGCCGGCGTCTGGGCCGGTTCCATGTGCCTGACCGAGCCGCACGCCGGTACCGACCTGGGCATCATCCGCACCAAGGCCGAACCGCAGGCCGACGGCAGCTACAAGATCACCGGCACCAAGATCTTCATCACCGGCGGTGAGCACGACCTGACCGAGAACATCGTCCACCTGGTGCTGGCCAAGCTGCCGGACGCCCCGGCCGGCCCGAAAGGCATCTCGCTGTTCCTGGTGCCGAAAGTCATGGTCAACGCCGACGGTTCGCTGGGCGAGAAGAACTCGCTGTCCTGCGGCTCGATCGAGCACAAGATGGGCATCAAGGCTTCGGCCACCTGCGTGATGAACTTCGACGGCGCCACCGGCTGGATCGTCGACGAGCCGAACAAGGGCCTCAACGCCATGTTCACCATGATGAACTACGAGCGTCTGGGCGTAGGCATCCAGGGCTTGGCCCTGGGCGAGCGTTCCTACCAGAGCGCCATCGAGTACGCCCGCGACCGCATCCAGAGCCGCGCCCCGACCGGCCCGGTGAACAAGGACAAGGCTGCCGACCCGATCATCGTGCACCCGGACGTACGCCGCATGCTGCTGACCATGAAGGCGCTGAACGAGGGCGGTCGCGCCTTCTCCAGCTATGTCGCCATGCAGCTGGACACCGCCAAGTACAGCGAAGACAAGGACACCCGCAAGCGCGCCGAAGAACTGGTCGCCCTGCTGACTCCGGTGGCCAAGGCCTTCCTCACCGACATGGGCCTGGAAACCACCATCCACGGCCAGCAGATCTTCGGCGGCCACGGCTTCGTCCGCGAGTGGGGCCAGGAGCAGCTGATCCGCGACTGCCGCATCACCCAGATCTACGAAGGCACCAACGGCATCCAGTCGCTGGATCTGATGGGCCGCAAGATCGTCGGCAGCGGCGGCAGCTTCTACAAGCACTTCAGCGATGAAGTGAAGGCCTTTATCGGCAGCGCCGATGCCTCGCTGGGCGAGTTCACCGCGCCGCTGCAAGCCGCCATCGCCAACCTCGACGAGCTGACCGCCTGGGTCATCGCCCAGGCCAAGACCAACCCGAACGAAATCGGCGCGGCCTCGGTCGAGTACCTGCAGGTATTCGGCTACACCGCCTACGCCTACGTCTGGGCGCTGATGGCCCGTGCCGCACTGGCCAAGCAGGGCGACGACGAGTTCTACGTGAGCAAGCTGGGTACCGCGCGTTTCTTCTTCGCCCGCCTGCTGCCGCGTATCCACTCGCTGACCGCCTCGGTCAAGGCCGGTAGCGAGTCGCTGTACCTGCTGGACGCTGCGCAGTTCTGA
- a CDS encoding acyl-CoA dehydrogenase C-terminal domain-containing protein: MPDYKAPLRDVRFLVDEVFDFPATYQAIGATDATPDMVSAILEEGAKFCEQVLAPLNRSGDEEGAVWQDGVVTTPKGFKEAFAQYVEGGWNGLSADATYGGQGLPHSLGLLIAEMVSSANTSWAMYPGLTQGAMSAIHAHGSEEQKQTYLTKLTAGTWTGTMCLTEPHCGTDLGIIKTRAVPQADGSYAISGTKIFISAGEHDMSENIVHLVLAKLPDAPAGTKGISLFIVPKFNVNADGSVGTRNAVSCGSIEHKMGIKASATCVMNFDEAKGYLIGGANKGLNCMFTMMNHARLGTGMQGLCNGEASYQGAVRYAHDRLQMRALTGPKAPDKPADPIIVHPDVRRMLLTMRAFNEGNRALAYFTAQLLDLSHSPDAEEAAAAENLLSLLTPICKAFMTDTGLEVTSLGMQVFGGHGYIREWGMEQLMRDCRIAPIYEGTNGIQALDLLGRKVLGSQGKLLGGFTRIVHKFCQAQAEHPQLKAQVAELAQLNRQWGELTQRVGMAALKNPDEVGAASVDYLMYSGYVVLAYFWARMAVVAQAQLDAGTAEVGFYQAKLATCDFYYRRLLPRAAAHLAAADAGSECLMRMPAEQFLA, translated from the coding sequence ATGCCCGACTACAAAGCCCCCCTGCGCGACGTGCGTTTTCTGGTCGATGAAGTCTTCGATTTCCCCGCTACCTACCAGGCCATCGGCGCCACTGATGCGACGCCGGACATGGTCAGCGCCATCCTCGAAGAGGGCGCCAAGTTCTGCGAGCAGGTGCTGGCGCCGCTGAACCGCAGCGGCGACGAGGAAGGCGCGGTGTGGCAGGACGGTGTGGTGACCACGCCCAAGGGCTTCAAGGAAGCCTTCGCCCAGTATGTCGAAGGTGGCTGGAACGGCCTCTCGGCCGATGCCACCTACGGTGGCCAGGGCCTGCCGCATTCGCTCGGCCTGCTGATCGCGGAAATGGTCAGCTCGGCCAACACCTCCTGGGCCATGTACCCGGGCCTGACCCAGGGCGCCATGTCGGCCATCCATGCCCACGGCAGCGAAGAGCAGAAGCAGACCTACCTGACCAAACTCACCGCCGGCACCTGGACCGGCACCATGTGCCTGACCGAGCCGCACTGCGGCACCGACCTCGGAATCATCAAGACCCGCGCCGTGCCCCAGGCCGATGGCAGCTACGCGATCTCCGGCACCAAGATCTTCATCTCCGCCGGCGAGCACGACATGAGCGAGAACATCGTGCACCTGGTGCTGGCCAAGCTGCCCGATGCGCCGGCCGGCACCAAGGGCATCTCGCTGTTCATCGTGCCCAAGTTCAACGTCAACGCCGACGGCTCGGTGGGTACGCGCAACGCCGTGTCCTGCGGCTCGATCGAGCACAAGATGGGCATCAAGGCCTCGGCCACCTGCGTGATGAACTTCGACGAGGCCAAGGGCTACCTGATCGGGGGCGCCAACAAGGGCCTCAACTGCATGTTCACCATGATGAACCACGCGCGCCTGGGCACCGGCATGCAGGGTCTGTGCAACGGTGAGGCGAGCTACCAGGGCGCCGTGCGCTATGCCCACGACCGCCTGCAGATGCGCGCCCTGACCGGGCCGAAGGCGCCGGACAAACCGGCCGACCCGATCATCGTGCACCCCGACGTGCGCCGCATGCTGCTGACCATGCGCGCGTTCAACGAAGGCAACCGTGCCCTGGCCTACTTCACCGCGCAGCTGCTCGACCTCAGCCACAGCCCGGATGCCGAGGAAGCGGCGGCCGCGGAAAACCTGCTGAGCCTGCTCACGCCGATCTGCAAGGCGTTCATGACCGACACCGGCCTGGAGGTCACCAGCCTGGGCATGCAGGTGTTCGGCGGCCACGGCTACATCCGTGAGTGGGGCATGGAGCAGCTGATGCGTGATTGCCGCATCGCGCCGATCTACGAAGGCACCAACGGCATCCAGGCCCTCGACCTGCTCGGGCGCAAGGTGCTCGGTAGCCAGGGCAAGCTGCTCGGCGGCTTCACCAGGATCGTCCACAAGTTCTGCCAGGCCCAGGCCGAGCACCCGCAGCTCAAGGCGCAGGTGGCCGAGCTGGCGCAGCTCAATCGCCAGTGGGGCGAGCTGACCCAGCGCGTCGGCATGGCGGCGCTGAAGAACCCGGACGAAGTGGGCGCCGCCTCGGTCGACTACCTGATGTACTCGGGCTACGTGGTGCTCGCCTACTTCTGGGCGCGCATGGCCGTGGTGGCCCAGGCGCAGCTGGATGCGGGCACCGCCGAGGTCGGCTTCTACCAGGCCAAGCTGGCCACCTGCGACTTCTACTACCGGCGCCTGTTGCCGCGTGCGGCGGCTCACCTGGCGGCGGCGGATGCCGGCAGCGAATGCCTGATGCGCATGCCGGCCGAGCAGTTCCTCGCCTGA
- a CDS encoding DUF2339 domain-containing protein, with amino-acid sequence MQWIFMLVGLVLGALADESITGALLGGVIGLGLGQALRLHGLASENAALRKELKGFAERFERGTTAMHERLLKVEQGASSAAPEPVAPVVEELVEPPAPAAAAPATAETAPEDELVWELPELVAPVAQAATPEPRPVVEPLPQTPRPNPPRPAVKVPREPSPIERAIDIAQAWLLGGNTVLRVGVVLLFLGLAFLLRYATEGMVVPVALRYAGVAASAIVLLGLGWWLRKRNENYGLMLQGTGIAVIYLTTFAAMRLHPLLDPQMALALLVLVTAFSAILAVTQNALGLAVAAALGGFAAPILTSTGSGNHVALFSYFILLNGGILAIAWFKAWRLLNLVGFFGTFGIGFAWGLRSYTPELLWSTEPFLILFFLMYVAIGLLFARRKLREGADAPLERELLLRWSAGKADYVDGTVLFGPPLVGFGLQYAVVQHIEFAAAFSALGLGLFYLLLARLLAGRTADRALLLVETCLALGVVFGSLAIPLGLDARWTSAAWAVEGAGIYWLGLRQGRPLARAFALFLQFAAALAFLGGIDFSIPGDTVLDGAPLGALMLGAALLFSFWQLRQAPEGIPRTWERRAPQLLAAAGLGFLYLIAPLCLGAEGTAIAWALAGLATLFAGLRLQSRTFLFSAFAIQLLGGVLFLARLRGADADGAGVLDSGWRGLLVCSLIGLALVAGMLIAARDKLVSQDRRLMRGLSLVLLVGLLFLNLAALFVLSWQSASAVWAGSGLLVLWLSLRLQLRASFLFGLLLQVVGGIAFLAASPLLLGQLPSEGLRPLAHAGFWTPLVLALAAQVGAWRLRHVLLRQQAGALDGLSLQRLAQLLLAWGAGWWVLALSGEVLRFVEPAWQGAALLSLAAASVALWSWLAGRLHWRSLALLCSLLVPAALVILLHLAHATYHPAANFGWLGWGLLFAVHLLSLRRLAELLPAGVRSAAHVLGCWLILGVLALELRYLLMLLAEQYNAWRWLGWAVLPSLYLLLMAAPRQLPWPVAGYPREYRVLAAAPLAALMLGWFWLANIASDGNAEPLPYLPLFNPLELGLLLVLLAIYSWLRSGLPQLGLAPVRVEQGAQLVAGISLFALFTAAVFRTAHHWGGVPFQLDLLLDSMLVQAGLSIVWTLIALPLMIVGHLRGRRELWLVGAALIGVVVAKLFFVELGNRGGLERIISFIGVGVLLLIVGYFAPLPPRKAESAQVNA; translated from the coding sequence ATGCAATGGATTTTCATGCTGGTTGGGCTGGTGCTCGGTGCGCTGGCCGATGAGTCGATCACCGGCGCGCTGCTTGGCGGCGTGATCGGTTTGGGGCTGGGCCAGGCGCTGCGCCTGCACGGGCTGGCGAGCGAGAACGCGGCGTTGCGCAAGGAGCTGAAGGGCTTCGCCGAGCGCTTCGAGCGCGGCACCACGGCCATGCACGAGCGCCTGCTCAAGGTGGAGCAGGGCGCTTCGTCTGCGGCGCCGGAGCCTGTCGCGCCGGTGGTCGAGGAGCTGGTCGAGCCGCCGGCACCTGCCGCCGCAGCACCGGCCACGGCCGAGACGGCGCCCGAGGACGAGCTGGTCTGGGAGCTGCCGGAGCTCGTTGCCCCCGTGGCCCAGGCTGCGACCCCTGAGCCTCGGCCTGTGGTCGAGCCACTGCCGCAGACGCCTCGGCCCAACCCGCCGCGCCCGGCGGTCAAGGTACCGCGCGAGCCTTCGCCAATCGAGCGGGCCATCGATATCGCCCAAGCCTGGCTGCTTGGCGGCAATACCGTGCTGCGGGTTGGCGTGGTGCTGCTGTTCCTCGGCCTGGCCTTCCTCCTGCGCTACGCCACCGAAGGCATGGTGGTGCCGGTGGCCCTGCGCTACGCCGGGGTGGCGGCCAGCGCCATCGTTCTGCTCGGCCTGGGCTGGTGGCTGCGCAAGCGCAACGAGAACTACGGACTGATGTTGCAGGGTACCGGCATCGCGGTGATCTACCTGACCACCTTCGCCGCCATGCGCCTGCATCCGCTGCTCGACCCGCAGATGGCCCTGGCCCTGCTGGTGCTGGTGACGGCCTTCTCGGCCATCCTCGCGGTGACCCAGAACGCCCTGGGCCTGGCGGTGGCGGCAGCGCTCGGCGGCTTTGCCGCGCCGATCCTCACCTCCACCGGCAGCGGCAACCATGTGGCGCTGTTCAGCTACTTCATCCTGCTCAACGGCGGCATCCTCGCCATCGCCTGGTTCAAGGCCTGGCGCCTGCTCAACCTGGTCGGCTTCTTCGGCACCTTCGGCATCGGCTTCGCCTGGGGGCTGCGCTCCTACACGCCGGAGCTGCTGTGGAGCACCGAGCCGTTCCTGATCCTGTTCTTCCTGATGTACGTGGCCATCGGCCTGTTGTTCGCCCGGCGCAAGCTGCGCGAGGGGGCGGATGCGCCGCTTGAGCGTGAGCTGCTGCTGCGCTGGTCGGCGGGCAAGGCCGACTATGTCGACGGCACCGTGCTGTTCGGCCCGCCGCTGGTGGGTTTCGGCCTGCAGTACGCGGTGGTGCAGCACATCGAATTCGCCGCGGCCTTCAGTGCTCTGGGCCTGGGGTTGTTCTACCTGCTGCTGGCGCGCCTGCTCGCCGGACGTACCGCGGATCGCGCCCTGCTGCTGGTGGAAACCTGCCTGGCGCTGGGCGTGGTATTCGGCAGCCTGGCCATTCCGCTGGGCCTGGATGCGCGCTGGACGTCCGCTGCCTGGGCGGTGGAGGGCGCCGGTATCTACTGGCTCGGCCTGCGCCAGGGACGGCCGCTGGCGCGCGCCTTCGCCCTGTTCCTGCAGTTCGCGGCGGCGTTGGCTTTCCTCGGCGGCATCGACTTCTCCATTCCCGGTGACACGGTGCTCGATGGCGCGCCGCTGGGCGCGCTGATGCTTGGGGCGGCGCTGCTGTTCAGCTTCTGGCAGCTGCGTCAGGCGCCCGAGGGTATCCCGCGTACCTGGGAACGGCGCGCCCCGCAGCTGCTGGCCGCGGCCGGGCTGGGCTTTCTCTACCTGATCGCGCCGCTGTGCCTGGGCGCCGAAGGCACCGCCATTGCCTGGGCGCTGGCCGGGTTGGCGACCCTGTTTGCCGGCCTGCGCCTGCAGTCGCGGACTTTCCTGTTCAGTGCCTTCGCCATCCAGCTGCTCGGCGGCGTGCTGTTCCTCGCCCGCCTGCGCGGCGCCGATGCGGATGGCGCCGGCGTGCTCGATTCGGGCTGGCGCGGCCTGCTGGTCTGCTCGCTGATCGGCTTGGCGCTGGTGGCCGGCATGCTGATCGCCGCGCGCGACAAGCTGGTCAGCCAGGATCGCCGGCTGATGCGCGGGCTGTCCCTGGTGCTGCTGGTGGGGCTGCTGTTCCTCAACCTGGCGGCGCTGTTCGTGCTGTCCTGGCAGAGCGCCAGCGCGGTGTGGGCCGGCAGCGGCCTGCTGGTGCTCTGGCTCAGCCTGCGTCTGCAGCTGCGCGCCAGTTTCCTGTTCGGTCTGCTGCTGCAGGTAGTCGGCGGCATTGCCTTCCTCGCTGCCAGCCCGCTGTTGCTTGGCCAGTTGCCCAGTGAGGGGCTGCGCCCGCTGGCCCATGCCGGCTTCTGGACGCCGCTGGTGCTGGCCCTGGCCGCCCAGGTCGGCGCCTGGCGCCTGCGCCATGTGCTGCTGCGCCAGCAGGCCGGGGCGCTGGATGGCCTGAGTCTGCAACGTCTGGCGCAGCTGCTGCTGGCCTGGGGTGCCGGCTGGTGGGTGCTGGCCCTGAGTGGCGAGGTACTGCGCTTCGTCGAGCCGGCCTGGCAGGGCGCCGCGCTGTTGAGCCTGGCGGCGGCCAGCGTAGCGCTGTGGAGCTGGCTGGCCGGGCGCCTGCACTGGCGCAGTCTGGCGCTGTTGTGCAGCCTGCTGGTGCCGGCGGCCCTGGTCATTCTGCTGCACCTGGCGCACGCCACCTACCACCCGGCGGCGAATTTCGGCTGGCTCGGCTGGGGTCTGCTGTTCGCCGTGCACCTGCTGTCCCTGCGTCGTCTCGCCGAGCTGCTGCCGGCCGGTGTGCGCAGCGCCGCCCATGTGCTCGGCTGCTGGTTGATCCTCGGTGTGCTGGCGCTGGAGTTGCGTTACCTGCTGATGCTGCTGGCCGAGCAGTACAACGCCTGGCGCTGGCTGGGCTGGGCGGTCTTGCCGAGCCTGTACCTGCTGCTGATGGCGGCGCCGCGCCAGTTGCCCTGGCCGGTGGCCGGCTATCCGCGCGAGTACCGGGTACTGGCCGCCGCACCGCTGGCCGCGCTGATGCTCGGCTGGTTCTGGCTGGCCAATATCGCCAGCGACGGCAATGCCGAGCCGCTGCCCTATCTGCCGCTGTTCAACCCGTTGGAGCTGGGCCTGCTGCTGGTGCTGCTGGCCATCTACAGCTGGCTGCGCAGCGGCCTGCCGCAACTGGGGCTGGCCCCGGTACGGGTGGAGCAGGGCGCGCAGCTGGTGGCGGGTATCTCGCTGTTCGCCCTGTTCACCGCCGCCGTGTTCCGTACCGCGCACCACTGGGGCGGGGTGCCGTTCCAGCTGGATCTGCTGCTCGACTCGATGCTGGTGCAGGCCGGTCTGTCCATCGTCTGGACGCTGATCGCCCTGCCGCTGATGATCGTCGGCCACCTGCGCGGGCGCCGCGAGCTGTGGCTGGTCGGCGCGGCGTTGATCGGCGTGGTGGTGGCCAAGCTGTTCTTCGTCGAGCTGGGTAACCGCGGTGGCCTGGAACGCATCATTTCCTTTATCGGCGTCGGCGTGCTGCTGCTGATCGTCGGCTATTTCGCTCCCTTGCCGCCGCGCAAGGCTGAATCCGCACAGGTGAATGCATGA
- a CDS encoding diguanylate cyclase — translation MPNFAAMRLSHFLPTLLLLVAGVLVARLTTLNEFFLSLFNVLPTLVLLLGGAFCVVYGRQRELSVLVAVYLGYFLLDTQTDYYRAAGKVRDDAVLVFHLCSLLLPLLYGLYAAWRERSHLVQDLVARAAVLLALGSTALALARRYPQELQAWLSDLQWPLWHAQWMSLIQPAYPLFLLAFGLLLVQYLRQPRPVHAALLLSLCGLLWMLPKTFLLPHALQVMSSLCMLVVVAAVAHEAYQMAFRDELTGLPGRRALNDRLERLGRNYVIAMADVDHFKKFNDTHGHDVGDQVLKLVASRLRKVTGGGKAYRYGGEEFTLVFPGKSIEECRPHLEAVRVAVEGYALQLRDKQQRPKDDKQGRQRRKSAASGSVSVTISIGVAEREAHQRGADEVIRNADKALYAAKKAGRNCVVAQGENRRGAVRVKTESA, via the coding sequence GTGCCCAACTTCGCCGCCATGCGCCTCAGCCATTTCCTGCCGACGCTGCTGCTGCTCGTCGCCGGCGTGCTGGTGGCTCGGCTGACGACCCTCAACGAATTCTTCCTGTCGCTGTTCAACGTGCTGCCGACCTTGGTGCTGCTGCTCGGCGGCGCCTTCTGCGTGGTCTACGGCCGCCAGCGCGAGCTGTCGGTGCTGGTGGCGGTGTACCTCGGCTATTTCCTGTTGGATACCCAGACCGACTACTACCGTGCCGCCGGCAAGGTGCGCGACGACGCGGTGCTGGTGTTCCACCTGTGCAGCCTGCTGCTGCCGCTGCTTTATGGCCTGTACGCCGCCTGGCGCGAGCGCAGCCATCTGGTGCAGGATCTGGTGGCGCGCGCCGCCGTGCTGCTGGCTCTGGGCAGTACCGCCCTGGCCCTGGCGCGGCGTTATCCGCAGGAACTGCAGGCCTGGCTGAGCGACCTGCAATGGCCGCTCTGGCATGCCCAGTGGATGAGCCTGATCCAGCCGGCCTACCCCCTGTTCCTGCTGGCGTTTGGGCTGTTGCTGGTGCAGTACCTGCGCCAGCCGCGGCCGGTGCATGCGGCCCTGTTGCTGAGCCTGTGTGGCCTGCTGTGGATGCTGCCCAAGACCTTCCTGTTGCCCCATGCGCTGCAGGTGATGAGCAGCCTGTGCATGCTGGTGGTGGTCGCCGCGGTGGCCCACGAGGCCTACCAGATGGCCTTCCGCGACGAGCTTACCGGTCTGCCGGGACGCCGCGCGCTGAATGATCGCCTGGAGCGCCTGGGGCGCAACTATGTGATCGCCATGGCCGACGTCGACCACTTCAAGAAATTCAACGACACCCATGGTCACGATGTCGGCGACCAGGTGCTCAAGCTGGTGGCCAGCCGCCTGCGCAAGGTCACCGGCGGCGGCAAGGCTTACCGCTATGGCGGCGAGGAATTCACCCTGGTGTTCCCCGGCAAGAGCATCGAGGAGTGCCGTCCGCACCTGGAGGCCGTGCGCGTTGCGGTGGAGGGCTATGCCCTGCAGCTGCGCGACAAGCAGCAGCGGCCCAAGGACGACAAGCAGGGCCGCCAGCGGCGCAAGAGTGCGGCGAGCGGCAGCGTGTCGGTGACCATCAGCATCGGCGTGGCCGAGCGTGAAGCCCATCAGCGCGGCGCCGACGAGGTGATCCGCAATGCCGACAAGGCGCTCTACGCGGCCAAGAAGGCCGGGCGCAACTGCGTGGTGGCCCAGGGTGAGAACCGCCGCGGTGCGGTGCGGGTGAAGACCGAAAGCGCGTAA
- a CDS encoding DUF3999 domain-containing protein: MSRWVSCGWLLGAALLLAPWAQAEQAADYAVQVPLEVSGEGPWYRLELPMALQLAARHADLRDLRVFNAEGEALAYALTPASALPTEQRQEATLRWFPLMGAADQAAPAIRVQRSTTGTLVEVTPEVQGSAEQVRRGWLLDVSAFDQPLHRLRLDWSSAEDGFQRFSIEASDDLQHWSSWGEGQVARLSFANERIDQREVELPGAKAHYLRLLWLAPQQAPTLLAAQAVSIEQAPGQPPLVWSTALPAQSGKPGEYSWELPLSLPLERLKIALPQANTLAPVSLSARQDGSPQWRALTRGLLYRLPQDGQEVVHDEIELYGQPVRQLRLQVDPRGGGLGTEQPQLQVAMRASQVVFLARGSAPYSLAIGKADGQSAALPLGTLVPGYQPTRLASLGVARAPAELPAQTQQAAAAPATDWQRIGLWAVLLAGVALLGGMAFSLLRKPGSTHNG; this comes from the coding sequence ATGAGCCGCTGGGTGAGTTGTGGGTGGTTGCTGGGTGCCGCCCTGCTGCTGGCGCCCTGGGCGCAGGCCGAGCAGGCGGCCGACTATGCCGTGCAGGTGCCGCTGGAGGTGTCCGGCGAGGGGCCCTGGTATCGCCTGGAGCTGCCGATGGCTTTGCAGCTGGCGGCCAGGCATGCCGACCTGCGCGATCTGCGGGTGTTCAACGCCGAGGGCGAGGCGCTGGCCTATGCCCTGACCCCGGCCAGCGCCTTGCCGACCGAGCAGCGACAGGAGGCCACGCTCAGGTGGTTCCCGCTGATGGGCGCGGCGGATCAGGCGGCACCGGCCATTCGCGTGCAGCGCAGCACCACGGGCACCCTGGTGGAAGTGACGCCGGAGGTTCAGGGCAGCGCGGAGCAGGTGCGCCGTGGCTGGCTGCTGGATGTCAGCGCCTTCGACCAGCCTCTGCACCGCCTGCGCCTGGACTGGAGCAGTGCCGAGGACGGCTTCCAGCGTTTCAGCATCGAGGCCAGCGACGATCTGCAGCACTGGAGCAGCTGGGGCGAGGGCCAGGTCGCCCGCCTGAGCTTCGCCAACGAGCGCATCGACCAGCGTGAAGTCGAGTTGCCCGGCGCCAAGGCACATTACCTGCGCCTGCTCTGGCTGGCGCCGCAGCAGGCGCCGACGCTGCTTGCGGCGCAGGCGGTGAGTATCGAGCAGGCCCCCGGGCAGCCGCCGCTGGTGTGGTCGACGGCATTGCCGGCGCAATCCGGCAAGCCCGGCGAATACAGCTGGGAGCTGCCGCTGAGTCTGCCGCTGGAGCGCCTGAAGATTGCCCTGCCGCAGGCCAATACCTTGGCGCCGGTCAGCCTGTCCGCACGCCAGGATGGCAGTCCGCAGTGGCGCGCGCTGACCCGTGGCCTGCTCTATCGCCTGCCCCAGGATGGTCAGGAAGTGGTGCATGACGAGATCGAGCTGTACGGCCAGCCGGTGCGCCAGCTGCGTCTGCAGGTCGATCCACGTGGCGGTGGCCTGGGTACCGAGCAGCCGCAGCTGCAGGTGGCCATGCGTGCCAGCCAGGTGGTGTTCCTCGCCCGTGGCTCGGCACCTTATAGCCTGGCCATCGGCAAGGCCGACGGACAGTCGGCGGCGCTGCCGCTGGGCACGCTGGTGCCCGGATATCAGCCGACCCGCCTGGCCAGCCTGGGCGTCGCCCGGGCGCCGGCCGAGCTGCCGGCACAGACGCAGCAGGCCGCCGCGGCGCCCGCCACCGACTGGCAGCGCATCGGCCTGTGGGCGGTGCTGCTGGCCGGCGTGGCACTGCTTGGCGGCATGGCCTTCAGTCTGCTGCGCAAGCCCGGATCGACACACAACGGCTGA